The following proteins are co-located in the Clostridiales bacterium genome:
- a CDS encoding universal stress protein, translating into MKLLVPVDGSLASFNAVKKSIEIAKLYHFSIKMITVVESTSLSRHNRNERLWRQVDGSIIAGTTRTRGDEELTSELRENAQSLLESITKELDFEGIEVETEVLEGEAYQAILDEAEKGGFDLLVMGNRGFSKIKRFFVGSVTQRVISEAKCPVLVIHTDSEE; encoded by the coding sequence ATGAAACTTCTTGTACCGGTTGACGGATCCCTTGCATCCTTCAATGCAGTTAAAAAATCAATTGAGATCGCGAAACTGTATCACTTTTCTATAAAAATGATTACCGTTGTAGAATCTACAAGTCTTTCCAGGCACAATAGAAACGAAAGACTCTGGAGGCAGGTGGACGGCTCTATTATAGCGGGAACTACCAGAACCCGAGGGGATGAGGAATTGACCTCCGAACTCCGGGAAAATGCACAAAGCCTTCTGGAATCCATAACAAAGGAGCTCGACTTTGAGGGCATCGAAGTGGAAACAGAAGTGCTGGAAGGAGAAGCTTATCAAGCCATTCTGGATGAAGCAGAAAAAGGAGGATTTGACCTTCTGGTAATGGGAAACCGTGGGTTTTCCAAAATCAAGCGCTTCTTCGTAGGCTCGGTCACCCAAAGAGTGATCTCGGAGGCTAAATGCCCGGTGCTTGTGATTCATACCGATTCGGAAGAATAG
- a CDS encoding DNA-binding protein, whose protein sequence is MEQKRYECVKCGNREYEADQFQATGGNFAKLFDIQNKKFATVSCTKCGYTELYSLKTSTGWNVLDFLIGS, encoded by the coding sequence ATGGAACAAAAACGATATGAATGCGTGAAATGCGGAAACAGGGAGTATGAAGCAGATCAGTTTCAAGCGACAGGAGGAAATTTTGCAAAGCTCTTTGATATTCAAAACAAGAAGTTTGCAACGGTCAGCTGCACGAAATGTGGGTATACAGAACTCTATAGCCTAAAGACCTCAACGGGATGGAATGTGTTAGATTTTCTCATCGGGTCATAA